In Streptomyces sp. P3, one DNA window encodes the following:
- a CDS encoding GNAT family N-acetyltransferase: MRIRPVPFDHPDAVKLNDEVQAEYHERYGDGGDATVLAPSDFQSPRGVYLIAYDEADRPVATGGWRGQDENGEGNQDGDAELKRMFVVRDMRGRGLARRMLTALEESARDAGRIRMVLETGTEQPEAIALYTSSGYEPCTKFGYYRAYDASRCFAKSLTP, from the coding sequence GTGAGAATACGTCCGGTCCCCTTCGACCATCCCGACGCGGTCAAGCTCAACGACGAGGTCCAGGCCGAGTACCACGAGCGATACGGCGACGGCGGCGACGCCACCGTCCTTGCGCCCTCCGACTTCCAGTCGCCACGCGGCGTCTATCTCATCGCCTACGACGAGGCCGACCGCCCGGTCGCCACCGGCGGCTGGCGCGGCCAGGACGAGAACGGCGAGGGCAACCAGGACGGCGACGCCGAGCTGAAGCGGATGTTCGTGGTGCGGGACATGCGCGGACGCGGTCTCGCGCGACGGATGCTCACCGCGCTGGAGGAGAGCGCGCGGGACGCGGGCCGTATCCGGATGGTGCTGGAGACCGGCACCGAGCAGCCGGAGGCGATCGCCCTGTACACCTCCAGCGGGTACGAACCGTGCACGAAGTTCGGCTACTACCGCGCCTACGACGCGAGCCGCTGCTTCGCCAAGTCGCTCACCCCGTGA
- a CDS encoding exodeoxyribonuclease III, protein MLTVTSVNVNGLRAAAKKGFVEWLADTSADVLCLQEVRAEPEQLPEAVRAPEGWHVTHAPAAAKGRAGVSLYTRREPDAVRVGFGSSEFDGSGRYLEADLPGVTVASLYLPSGEVGTERQDEKLRFMGEFLAYLKELRARAAADGREVLVCGDWNIAHQQADLKNWRANAKNSGFLPEERAWLTRVLTPTDGGYVDVVRELHPDTTGPYTWWSYRGRAFDNDSGWRIDLQVATPGLAARAVKALVERAATHAERWSDHAPVTVVFDL, encoded by the coding sequence GTGCTGACCGTGACCTCCGTGAACGTGAATGGACTCCGCGCCGCCGCGAAGAAGGGCTTCGTCGAGTGGCTCGCGGACACCTCCGCCGACGTGCTGTGCCTGCAGGAGGTGCGAGCCGAGCCGGAGCAGCTGCCGGAGGCGGTCCGGGCCCCCGAGGGATGGCACGTCACCCATGCCCCGGCCGCCGCCAAGGGCCGCGCCGGCGTCTCCCTCTACACCCGCCGTGAGCCGGACGCCGTCCGCGTCGGCTTCGGCTCGTCCGAGTTCGACGGGTCCGGCCGCTATCTGGAGGCCGACCTGCCCGGTGTGACGGTCGCCTCCCTGTACCTGCCCTCCGGCGAGGTGGGCACCGAACGGCAGGACGAGAAGCTCCGCTTCATGGGCGAGTTCCTCGCGTACCTCAAGGAGCTGCGCGCCCGCGCCGCCGCCGACGGCCGTGAGGTCCTCGTCTGCGGCGACTGGAACATCGCCCACCAGCAGGCGGACCTGAAGAACTGGCGCGCCAACGCCAAGAACTCCGGCTTCCTGCCCGAGGAGCGCGCCTGGCTCACCCGGGTCCTCACCCCGACGGACGGCGGCTACGTCGACGTCGTACGCGAACTGCACCCGGACACGACGGGCCCGTACACCTGGTGGTCCTACCGGGGACGGGCCTTCGACAACGACTCAGGTTGGCGCATCGACCTTCAGGTGGCGACGCCCGGTCTCGCGGCCAGGGCCGTCAAGGCGCTGGTGGAGCGGGCCGCCACACACGCCGAGCGCTGGTCGGACCATGCCCCGGTGACCGTGGTCTTCGACCTGTAG
- a CDS encoding MerR family transcriptional regulator, producing the protein MTEKREYRAEELAAEAGITVRTLRFYRERKLLAPPRREGRIAWYDDHHLARLRTIAALLERGHTLTGIAELADALDQGRDVADLIGVGGPTEEEPVRLTPEELAARFEGQVTPENLATALELGYLGTDGDEIVHISRRLLDVSAALVREGIPLAEVLAAGVRVRAHADALAELFTDLILRHATEQELPRLRPLARSVVEAEVSLALDRRLRKEN; encoded by the coding sequence GTGACGGAGAAGAGGGAGTACCGAGCGGAGGAACTGGCCGCCGAGGCCGGCATCACGGTGCGCACCCTGCGCTTCTACCGCGAACGCAAGCTGCTCGCGCCGCCCCGCCGCGAGGGCCGTATCGCCTGGTACGACGACCATCACCTGGCCCGGCTGCGGACCATCGCGGCCCTGCTGGAGCGCGGCCACACCCTCACCGGCATCGCGGAGCTGGCGGACGCCCTCGACCAGGGCCGCGACGTCGCCGACCTCATCGGCGTCGGCGGCCCCACCGAGGAGGAGCCGGTCCGCCTCACCCCCGAGGAGCTCGCCGCCCGCTTCGAGGGCCAGGTCACCCCGGAGAACCTCGCCACCGCCCTCGAACTCGGCTATCTGGGCACCGACGGCGACGAGATCGTCCACATCAGCCGCCGGCTGCTGGACGTCTCCGCCGCCCTGGTCCGCGAGGGCATCCCGCTCGCGGAGGTCCTGGCGGCGGGCGTGCGCGTGCGCGCCCACGCCGACGCGCTCGCCGAACTCTTCACCGACCTGATCCTGCGCCACGCCACCGAACAGGAACTCCCCCGCCTGCGCCCCCTGGCCCGCAGCGTCGTCGAGGCGGAGGTCTCCCTCGCCCTGGACCGACGGCTGCGCAAGGAGAACTGA
- a CDS encoding NAD(P)/FAD-dependent oxidoreductase: MTEHVRVAVIGSGFGGLGAAVRLRREGITDFVILERASSVGGTWRDNSYPGCACDVPSHLYSFSFAPNPEWPRTFSGQEHIRAYLEHVTDVFGLRPHLRLDSEVLRMTWDAQELRWDVETSAGRYFADVVVSATGPLSDPKIPEIPGLGSFPGKVFHSARWDHDADLAGQRVAMVGTGASAIQIVPALQPDVSRLTLFQRTPPWVMPRVDRAISGAERALHRALPVTAQARRGLLWGIRELQVQAFTKRPNQLGLVERLARQNMARVIKDPALRAKLTPDYRIGCKRILLSSAYYPALAQPNVDVVASGLSEVRGSTLVAADGSEAEADVIVFGTGFHVTDMPIADRVVGAEGRTLAESWKDGMEALRGASAAGFPNWMTIIGPNTGLGNSSMILMIESQLNYLADYLRQLDVLGGRAALDARPSAVHAWNRRVQDRMRRTVWNTGGCTSWYLDANGRNTTVWPGTTSEFRRATRRVDLAEYEVLRAPAAPAAPRAAGSEVTA; encoded by the coding sequence ATGACCGAACACGTACGGGTGGCGGTGATCGGGTCCGGCTTCGGCGGGCTGGGGGCCGCCGTGCGGCTGCGCCGGGAGGGAATCACCGACTTCGTGATCCTGGAACGGGCGAGCAGCGTCGGCGGGACCTGGCGGGACAACAGCTACCCCGGCTGCGCCTGCGACGTGCCCTCCCATCTGTACTCCTTCTCCTTCGCCCCGAACCCCGAGTGGCCGCGCACCTTCTCCGGGCAGGAGCACATCCGCGCCTATCTGGAGCACGTCACGGACGTCTTCGGGCTGCGGCCGCACCTGCGGCTCGACTCCGAAGTACTGCGGATGACCTGGGACGCGCAGGAGCTGCGCTGGGACGTCGAGACGAGCGCGGGGCGCTACTTCGCCGACGTCGTCGTGTCGGCCACCGGGCCGCTGTCCGACCCGAAGATCCCGGAGATCCCCGGCCTCGGCTCCTTCCCCGGCAAGGTCTTCCACTCCGCCCGCTGGGACCACGACGCCGACCTCGCCGGGCAGCGCGTCGCCATGGTCGGCACCGGCGCCTCCGCCATCCAGATCGTGCCCGCCCTCCAGCCCGACGTCTCCCGGCTGACGCTGTTCCAGCGCACCCCGCCGTGGGTGATGCCCCGCGTCGACCGGGCGATCAGCGGCGCGGAGCGCGCCCTGCACCGTGCCCTGCCCGTCACCGCGCAGGCGCGCCGGGGGCTGCTGTGGGGCATCCGGGAACTGCAGGTCCAGGCGTTCACCAAGCGGCCGAACCAGCTCGGTCTCGTGGAGAGGCTCGCCCGGCAGAACATGGCCCGTGTCATCAAGGACCCGGCCCTGCGGGCCAAGCTCACCCCGGACTACCGCATCGGCTGCAAGCGGATCCTGCTGTCCAGCGCCTATTACCCGGCCCTCGCACAGCCCAACGTGGACGTCGTCGCGAGCGGGCTGAGCGAGGTGCGCGGGTCCACACTGGTCGCCGCCGACGGCAGCGAGGCCGAGGCGGACGTGATCGTCTTCGGTACCGGCTTCCATGTGACCGACATGCCGATCGCCGACCGGGTGGTGGGTGCCGAGGGGCGGACGCTGGCGGAGAGCTGGAAGGACGGCATGGAGGCCCTGCGCGGCGCCTCCGCCGCCGGCTTCCCGAACTGGATGACGATCATCGGCCCCAACACGGGCCTCGGGAACTCCTCCATGATCCTCATGATCGAGTCGCAGTTGAACTACCTGGCCGACTATCTGCGCCAGCTGGACGTCCTCGGCGGCCGGGCGGCACTGGACGCCCGCCCGAGCGCCGTGCACGCCTGGAACCGCCGGGTGCAGGACCGGATGCGGCGCACGGTGTGGAACACCGGCGGCTGCACCAGCTGGTACCTGGACGCGAACGGCCGCAACACCACCGTCTGGCCGGGCACCACCTCCGAGTTCAGGCGGGCGACGCGACGGGTGGACCTCGCCGAGTACGAGGTCCTGCGCGCGCCCGCGGCCCCGGCCGCCCCGCGCGCGGCCGGCAGCGAGGTGACGGCGTGA